A genome region from Natranaeroarchaeum sulfidigenes includes the following:
- the ppsA gene encoding phosphoenolpyruvate synthase, protein MPVYWLDEIGGDDVDIVGGKGASLGEMTGAGLPVPPGFVVSAGTYRLFIEEAGIDDELFSAVDVDVEESDALADAAERAQTLIVETEFPEDVRTEILEAYRSIGVSDGDEQTEPFVAVRSSATAEDLPDASFAGQQETFLNIQEDGLLERIRECWASLFTQRAIYYRQKQGFDHRSVNIAVVVQRMVDADRSGVLFTSHPSTGDSRMIVEAAWGLGEAVVSGAVSPDNYVIDRADGDVLTATVADKKVMYVRDAETGETVESPVPEQRRKQRVLSDEELHELVALGERVESHYGSPQDVEWAIVDGELFLLQSRPITTIGGGDDREGLTASMTDELVAGTPDSGTTDGSGMVSDETGEGDELINGLGASPGTVTGPVRIVDKLDELDRVSEGDIIVTEMTTPDMVPAMKRAAGIVTDEGGMTSHAAIISRELGVPAVVGTQSATVQLDDGQVVTLDGKRGAITSGTTVNSSESTPDVEARPSTTKPMTATEVKVNLSIPDAAERAAALGADGVGLLRIEHMVLSLDKTPERYVADHGADAYVDELIDGIRTVADAFYPRSVRVRTLDAPTDEFRELQGGDNEPHEHNPMLGYRGIRRSLDRPDLFRHELGAVQRLYDMGYDNIELMFPLVTDAADVRRARSEMVSAGINPDKRSWGVMIETPASALRIEEITDAGVDFASFGTNDLTQYTLAVDRNNEVVADRFDELHPAVLELIESTIETCRNHGVETSICGQAGSKPDMIEFLVKAGVSSISANIDAVRDVQQEIKRVEQRLLLDSVR, encoded by the coding sequence ATGCCAGTATATTGGCTGGATGAGATCGGGGGAGACGATGTGGACATTGTCGGTGGTAAGGGAGCATCGCTCGGTGAAATGACCGGGGCGGGCCTCCCGGTTCCGCCCGGGTTCGTGGTTAGTGCCGGAACGTATCGGCTGTTTATCGAAGAGGCAGGTATCGACGACGAACTGTTCTCTGCCGTCGATGTCGACGTAGAAGAGTCAGATGCGCTGGCCGATGCAGCGGAGCGAGCGCAAACACTGATCGTCGAGACGGAGTTCCCCGAGGACGTCCGGACGGAGATACTCGAGGCGTATCGTTCGATCGGAGTCAGCGATGGAGATGAGCAGACGGAGCCGTTCGTCGCCGTCCGATCGAGTGCAACAGCAGAGGACCTGCCGGACGCGAGTTTCGCTGGGCAACAGGAGACGTTTCTCAATATTCAGGAGGATGGTCTGCTCGAACGGATCCGGGAGTGCTGGGCGTCGCTGTTCACACAGCGGGCGATCTACTACCGGCAGAAACAGGGGTTCGACCACAGGAGCGTTAACATCGCGGTCGTTGTCCAGCGAATGGTGGATGCGGATCGAAGCGGTGTGCTCTTTACGAGCCACCCCTCGACAGGGGATTCAAGAATGATCGTCGAGGCGGCGTGGGGACTGGGCGAAGCGGTCGTCTCCGGTGCCGTCTCACCGGACAACTACGTGATCGATCGAGCCGACGGGGACGTCCTCACCGCGACGGTCGCGGACAAGAAGGTCATGTACGTCAGAGACGCAGAGACCGGTGAGACTGTCGAGAGTCCAGTTCCCGAACAACGGCGCAAGCAACGGGTCCTCTCGGATGAGGAGCTCCACGAACTGGTCGCGCTCGGCGAGCGTGTCGAATCACACTACGGAAGCCCACAGGACGTCGAGTGGGCGATCGTGGACGGGGAACTATTTCTGCTTCAGTCTCGTCCCATCACGACGATTGGCGGGGGAGATGATCGGGAGGGGTTAACAGCGTCGATGACCGACGAACTCGTTGCAGGCACACCAGACAGTGGTACGACCGATGGGAGCGGGATGGTGTCGGATGAGACGGGTGAAGGCGACGAGCTTATTAACGGACTCGGTGCAAGTCCGGGAACGGTCACCGGTCCGGTGCGGATCGTCGACAAGCTCGACGAACTCGACAGGGTCAGTGAGGGCGACATAATCGTGACCGAGATGACGACGCCTGACATGGTCCCTGCGATGAAACGGGCTGCGGGAATCGTCACCGACGAGGGCGGGATGACAAGCCATGCGGCTATTATCTCCCGGGAGCTGGGCGTACCCGCCGTGGTCGGGACACAGAGTGCGACGGTCCAGCTTGATGACGGGCAGGTAGTCACCCTCGACGGCAAGCGAGGGGCCATCACGAGTGGAACCACCGTGAATAGTTCGGAGTCCACACCAGATGTCGAGGCGAGGCCCTCGACGACAAAGCCGATGACCGCGACCGAAGTAAAAGTCAACCTCTCGATCCCGGATGCTGCGGAACGTGCGGCCGCGCTGGGAGCGGACGGGGTCGGGCTGCTACGGATCGAACATATGGTGCTGTCGCTCGACAAGACGCCCGAGCGCTACGTCGCTGACCACGGTGCCGACGCGTACGTTGACGAACTGATCGACGGGATTCGAACGGTCGCAGATGCGTTTTACCCTCGATCCGTCCGGGTCCGGACGCTCGATGCGCCGACAGACGAGTTCCGCGAGCTACAGGGTGGCGATAACGAACCGCACGAACACAATCCGATGCTCGGTTACCGGGGGATCAGGCGGAGCCTCGACCGACCTGATCTGTTCCGCCACGAGCTGGGGGCTGTCCAGCGCCTGTACGACATGGGATACGACAACATCGAACTGATGTTCCCGCTCGTCACCGACGCCGCCGACGTGCGCCGGGCTCGCTCCGAGATGGTCTCGGCCGGAATTAATCCGGACAAACGTAGCTGGGGTGTGATGATCGAAACGCCCGCAAGCGCGCTCCGGATCGAAGAAATAACCGACGCAGGGGTCGATTTCGCCTCGTTCGGAACGAACGATCTCACCCAGTACACGCTTGCTGTCGACCGCAACAATGAGGTCGTCGCGGATCGGTTCGACGAACTCCATCCGGCAGTGCTCGAACTGATCGAGTCGACGATCGAAACCTGTCGCAACCACGGCGTCGAAACCAGCATCTGTGGGCAGGCTGGATCGAAACCGGACATGATCGAGTTTCTCGTCAAAGCGGGCGTCTCCTCGATCAGTGCGAACATCGATGCGGTGCGGGATGTCCAGCAGGAGATAAAACGGGTCGAGCAGCGGCTGCTCCTCGACTCCGTCCGATAA
- a CDS encoding PhzF family phenazine biosynthesis protein — MNDEETIEVSLVDAFTEEPLSGNAAGVVTGADNLADGQMQAIARELSVSETAFVTESEEADRAIRYFTPQEEVDLCGHATVATHAHLTETGAIGPGTHTLATNVGVIEIEGTDDGVVWMGGDSPTVRPVEVEYGRLADALGIDEIALSEPGVELSPAVASTGEPFLIVPVTYLQALLNAAPDDAAIDELCAEVDASGIYAFTFDALDPDSTLHARAFASPVGVSEDPVTGTASAAAGAYLREMNAFGGELPEEMLFEQGHVLDRPGTVRVQVGEGIRVGGHAVTALEGTLVVPAVEDDGIVEV; from the coding sequence ATGAACGACGAGGAGACGATAGAGGTCAGTCTGGTGGACGCGTTCACCGAGGAGCCCCTTTCCGGTAACGCCGCCGGAGTTGTCACCGGAGCCGACAACCTCGCTGACGGGCAGATGCAGGCCATCGCCCGGGAGCTATCGGTGAGTGAAACGGCGTTCGTGACCGAGAGCGAGGAAGCGGATCGGGCGATCCGATACTTTACGCCACAGGAGGAGGTCGATCTCTGCGGCCACGCGACCGTCGCCACACACGCCCACCTGACCGAAACTGGTGCGATCGGGCCAGGTACCCACACGCTCGCGACGAACGTCGGTGTCATCGAAATCGAGGGTACCGACGACGGCGTCGTCTGGATGGGTGGGGACTCACCGACGGTGCGACCGGTCGAAGTCGAGTACGGACGACTTGCTGACGCACTCGGCATCGACGAGATCGCGCTCAGCGAACCGGGGGTCGAGCTGTCGCCCGCTGTCGCTTCGACCGGCGAGCCGTTCCTGATCGTGCCGGTCACGTATCTCCAGGCGTTGCTCAACGCCGCACCGGATGACGCCGCGATCGACGAACTCTGTGCCGAGGTTGACGCCAGTGGGATCTACGCGTTTACGTTCGACGCGCTCGACCCCGACTCGACACTGCACGCCCGGGCGTTCGCCTCGCCGGTCGGCGTATCGGAAGATCCCGTAACGGGGACGGCCAGCGCGGCGGCCGGAGCATACCTCCGAGAGATGAACGCCTTCGGTGGCGAGCTACCCGAGGAGATGCTGTTCGAGCAAGGGCACGTGCTGGATCGCCCGGGGACAGTTCGCGTTCAGGTCGGTGAGGGGATTCGGGTGGGCGGCCACGCGGTTACTGCTCTGGAGGGTACACTGGTAGTTCCGGCGGTCGAGGACGACGGGATCGTCGAGGTGTAG
- a CDS encoding phosphoribosyltransferase: MSDLPDDFNCTITDWEYIYGLCREVSDDIKTAEFEPDVVVALARGGWFAGRCLCDFLGLDDLASLKMEHYVGTGQKADEPQVRYPMPEGSVEGKDVLIIDDIADTGGSIKRAEEYVEERNPGEVRTATLQLLGTSEFQPDFVGERLDEWAWIVYPWNFIEDMIDLFTGVMEKADQETFDEEALRHHLARFHDVQRIEMEIAQPGRMEEVLTEMERREEIEYAGTTDAGEDCWRLA; encoded by the coding sequence ATGTCCGACCTTCCGGACGACTTCAACTGCACGATCACCGACTGGGAGTACATTTACGGGCTCTGTCGCGAGGTCAGCGACGACATCAAGACCGCCGAGTTCGAGCCGGACGTCGTCGTCGCGCTGGCCCGCGGGGGCTGGTTCGCGGGGCGCTGTCTCTGTGACTTCCTCGGACTCGACGACCTGGCGAGCCTGAAGATGGAACACTACGTCGGTACCGGACAGAAAGCCGACGAGCCACAGGTCCGCTATCCGATGCCCGAGGGAAGCGTCGAGGGCAAAGACGTGTTGATCATCGACGACATCGCCGATACCGGCGGCTCGATCAAACGCGCCGAGGAGTACGTCGAGGAGCGAAACCCCGGCGAGGTCCGAACCGCGACCCTTCAGTTACTCGGCACCAGCGAGTTCCAGCCCGACTTCGTCGGGGAGCGACTCGACGAGTGGGCGTGGATCGTCTATCCCTGGAATTTCATCGAGGACATGATCGATCTCTTCACGGGTGTCATGGAGAAAGCCGATCAGGAGACCTTCGACGAGGAGGCGCTGCGACACCACCTCGCCAGATTCCACGATGTCCAGCGCATCGAGATGGAGATCGCACAGCCCGGCCGGATGGAGGAGGTGCTCACCGAGATGGAACGCCGCGAGGAGATCGAGTACGCCGGAACCACCGACGCGGGTGAGGACTGCTGGCGGCTCGCCTGA
- a CDS encoding segregation and condensation protein A, which yields MTEDNIPLDITGHDSRSDESPLPDEFVGDAGDGAEVDNADDADDADDDGEVEPVELLVGMAEDGEIDPWDIDIVSVTDAYLDLLDEADLRTSGRALFYASVLLRMKGDQLLAGPDESDPEPEPWETAFEEAPADDPGGIDPVAGLEAEMERRLDRKSARGNPETLDELVRELREAERDSWWKESREYDTSGSPQGFQRGTQTLDYHSGDDFRADEEPTEAEVTCNTHGEDIETVIEDVHATLREQYEAGRAEVLYAEISTAGGSRVMTYLSLLFLANRGHVRLEQDELFGDLWVRDPNAVTGSEEAVAD from the coding sequence ATGACTGAGGATAATATCCCGCTGGATATCACGGGACACGACTCGCGGTCCGACGAGTCGCCACTGCCCGACGAGTTCGTTGGCGATGCGGGGGATGGTGCGGAAGTGGACAACGCGGACGACGCGGACGACGCGGACGACGACGGGGAAGTCGAACCGGTCGAACTACTCGTCGGGATGGCTGAAGACGGCGAGATCGACCCGTGGGATATCGATATCGTCTCCGTCACCGACGCGTATCTCGACCTGCTCGACGAGGCCGATCTCCGGACATCGGGGCGAGCCCTGTTCTACGCGAGCGTCCTGTTGCGGATGAAAGGCGACCAGCTGCTTGCGGGGCCCGACGAGTCCGACCCGGAGCCGGAGCCGTGGGAAACCGCGTTCGAGGAGGCACCGGCGGACGATCCGGGGGGGATCGACCCCGTCGCAGGGCTGGAAGCCGAGATGGAGCGCCGACTCGACCGCAAGAGCGCGCGTGGGAATCCCGAAACGCTCGATGAACTGGTCCGGGAACTTCGAGAGGCCGAGCGGGATTCGTGGTGGAAAGAATCCCGCGAGTACGACACCAGCGGCTCGCCACAGGGGTTCCAGCGCGGCACACAGACGCTGGATTACCACTCGGGTGACGATTTCCGGGCCGACGAGGAGCCAACCGAAGCCGAGGTGACCTGTAATACGCACGGCGAAGATATCGAAACGGTGATTGAGGACGTTCACGCCACGCTCCGCGAGCAGTACGAGGCGGGCCGTGCGGAGGTGCTTTACGCCGAGATCTCGACCGCAGGAGGGAGTCGCGTGATGACGTATCTCTCCTTGCTCTTTCTGGCGAATCGCGGGCACGTCCGGCTCGAACAGGACGAACTGTTCGGCGACCTGTGGGTACGGGATCCGAACGCGGTGACGGGTAGTGAAGAGGCAGTGGCAGACTGA
- the smc gene encoding chromosome segregation protein SMC, with product MHIKEIVLDNFKSFGRKTRIPFYQDFTTVSGPNGSGKSNIIDAVLFALGLARARGIRAQKLTDLIYNPGYDDGDAAAGPKEASVEVVLDNSDGTLDRGQVVNAAGSEDVGDIEEITIRRRVKETEDNYYSYYYLNGRSVNLSDIQDLLAQAGVTPEGYNVVMQGDVTEIINMTPHQRREIIDQIAGVAEFDAKKEDAFEELEAVEDQIDEIQLRIDEKEARLVQLSDERETALEYQSLREEKEEFEGYLKAAELEDKRADLDGVAEDIEELEDELEELERELDERQGRVVRLEEDLEDLNAEIQRKGEDEQLEIKSEIEGIKGDIARLEDKIEATAEQREEAENRRREAFVKIDRKQEEIDDLEAKIRETKVTKSSIAADIQSKESELAEVEAEIDAIDTEFDELKEQLAERKEDRESIKEKRNDLQREKDRLLDEARRRSNEIADLERELDDAEERIPELESEIADLDAELQKATANRENIQEVVDDLRREKRSTQEQLSDLDEEIQAKQQEYAELDARADESGDSSYGRAVSTILNGNLDGVHGTVGQLGGVAKEYATACETAAGGRLANVVVDDDGVGQDCIDYLKSRNAGRATFLPMTEMHSRSLPSKPSDPGVVDFAYNLVDFDSSYAGIFSYVLGDTLVVEDIETARQYMGEYRMVTLSGELVEKSGAMTGGSTSGSRYSFSKSGKGQLERVAEEINELQDERASLKEDLQSVEERLDDARDRQTKAAEQVQSIESKIESTEGEIEEIRAEIERKEGRLDELRGEREDVDGRMTELDEKIDSKESTLADIDADIEELESELVDSRIPELTAKIEEIEGEIDDLEDQQDDLDADLNEHQLEKGYAEDAIEELQETVESAQNRKAECEEEIAEYEERIEEKEAELEEKRQEVLDLEDELAELKDEREALKDELREAKSARDERADDVSRVESKLSGKRETAERLEWEIDELESAVGEYDPEEIPDHDEVTETVERLESEMEELEPVNMLAIEEYDDVEAELDELTEGKETLVAERNGIEERIDSYEAQKKATFMDAYEAIDAEFQDIFGRLSNGTGNLYLEDEADPFEGGMTMKAEPADKPIQRLDSMSGGEKSLTALAFIFAIQRYNPAPFYALDEVDAFLDAANAERVGEMVDELAGDAQFIVVSHRSAMLDRSERAIGVTMQDDNVSAVTGIQLGELEGEAEVSADD from the coding sequence ATGCATATCAAAGAGATCGTTCTTGACAACTTCAAGAGCTTCGGACGGAAGACGCGGATCCCCTTCTACCAGGACTTTACGACCGTTAGCGGACCGAACGGCAGCGGCAAGTCAAATATCATCGATGCCGTGCTCTTCGCGCTCGGATTGGCTCGTGCACGCGGCATCCGCGCACAGAAGCTGACGGATCTCATCTACAACCCCGGGTACGACGACGGCGACGCCGCGGCCGGGCCGAAGGAGGCGAGCGTCGAGGTCGTCCTCGACAACTCCGACGGTACCCTCGATCGCGGACAGGTGGTAAACGCCGCAGGATCTGAGGACGTCGGCGATATCGAGGAGATCACGATTCGCCGCCGCGTCAAGGAGACCGAGGACAACTACTACTCCTATTACTACCTGAACGGTCGCTCGGTCAACCTCTCGGACATTCAGGACCTGCTCGCGCAGGCTGGCGTCACGCCGGAGGGGTACAACGTCGTCATGCAGGGCGACGTAACCGAGATCATCAACATGACGCCCCACCAGCGCCGGGAGATCATCGACCAGATCGCGGGCGTCGCCGAGTTCGACGCCAAAAAAGAGGACGCCTTCGAGGAGCTCGAAGCCGTCGAGGACCAGATCGACGAGATACAGCTTCGGATCGATGAGAAGGAAGCGCGCCTCGTACAGCTAAGCGACGAGCGGGAGACTGCCCTGGAGTACCAGTCACTTCGCGAGGAAAAAGAGGAGTTCGAGGGGTATCTCAAGGCCGCCGAACTGGAGGACAAACGCGCGGACCTCGATGGCGTCGCGGAGGATATCGAGGAGCTAGAGGACGAACTCGAGGAACTCGAACGCGAACTCGACGAGCGTCAGGGCCGCGTCGTCCGCCTCGAAGAGGACCTCGAAGATTTGAACGCCGAGATCCAGCGCAAAGGCGAGGACGAACAGCTGGAGATCAAAAGCGAGATCGAGGGGATCAAAGGCGACATCGCCCGGCTGGAAGACAAGATCGAGGCGACCGCGGAGCAACGTGAGGAAGCGGAGAACCGTCGACGCGAGGCCTTTGTCAAGATCGACCGTAAGCAAGAGGAGATCGATGATCTGGAAGCCAAGATCCGCGAGACGAAAGTCACGAAATCCTCCATCGCCGCGGACATTCAGAGCAAGGAGTCCGAGCTTGCAGAGGTCGAGGCCGAGATCGACGCGATCGATACCGAGTTCGACGAACTGAAAGAACAGCTGGCCGAGCGCAAGGAGGACCGGGAGTCGATCAAAGAAAAACGGAACGACCTCCAGCGCGAGAAGGATCGGCTGTTAGACGAGGCGCGTCGACGCTCGAACGAGATCGCCGACCTCGAACGCGAACTCGACGATGCCGAAGAGCGGATTCCGGAGCTCGAATCCGAAATCGCGGATCTGGACGCCGAACTCCAGAAGGCAACGGCGAACCGTGAGAACATCCAGGAGGTCGTCGACGATCTACGACGCGAGAAACGCTCCACACAGGAGCAGCTCTCCGATCTCGACGAGGAGATCCAGGCCAAACAACAGGAGTACGCGGAACTTGACGCTCGTGCGGATGAGAGCGGTGACTCCTCGTACGGTCGGGCGGTCTCGACCATCCTCAACGGGAATCTCGATGGCGTTCACGGTACCGTCGGGCAGCTCGGTGGGGTAGCCAAGGAGTACGCGACAGCCTGTGAAACCGCGGCGGGCGGCAGACTCGCAAACGTAGTTGTCGACGATGACGGCGTCGGGCAGGACTGTATCGACTACCTGAAATCGCGCAACGCCGGCCGGGCGACGTTTCTGCCGATGACCGAGATGCATAGTCGGAGCCTCCCCTCGAAACCATCCGATCCCGGCGTCGTCGACTTCGCGTACAATCTCGTCGATTTCGATTCGTCGTACGCGGGGATCTTCTCGTACGTGCTCGGTGACACGCTCGTGGTCGAGGACATCGAGACGGCCCGCCAGTACATGGGCGAGTACCGGATGGTGACGCTGTCGGGCGAACTGGTCGAGAAAAGCGGCGCGATGACCGGTGGATCAACGAGCGGGTCGCGATACTCCTTCTCGAAGAGTGGGAAAGGCCAGCTCGAACGGGTGGCCGAGGAGATAAACGAGTTGCAAGACGAGCGCGCCTCGCTCAAGGAAGACCTGCAGTCCGTCGAGGAGCGCCTCGACGACGCGCGCGACCGCCAGACGAAAGCGGCCGAGCAGGTCCAGTCGATCGAGTCGAAAATCGAGTCCACGGAGGGCGAGATCGAGGAGATCCGTGCGGAGATCGAGCGCAAGGAAGGGCGTCTCGACGAACTGCGCGGCGAACGCGAGGACGTCGACGGGCGGATGACCGAACTGGACGAAAAGATCGACAGCAAGGAGTCGACACTCGCCGACATCGACGCCGATATCGAGGAGCTAGAGTCCGAACTCGTGGACTCGCGGATCCCGGAACTCACGGCGAAAATCGAGGAGATCGAGGGCGAAATCGACGACCTCGAAGATCAGCAGGACGACCTCGACGCCGATCTCAACGAACACCAGCTCGAAAAGGGCTACGCCGAGGACGCGATCGAGGAGCTTCAGGAGACCGTCGAATCGGCACAGAACCGCAAAGCGGAGTGCGAAGAAGAGATCGCGGAGTACGAAGAACGGATCGAGGAAAAGGAAGCGGAGCTCGAAGAGAAGCGCCAGGAAGTCCTCGATCTCGAAGACGAACTGGCCGAACTCAAAGACGAGCGCGAGGCGCTCAAAGACGAGCTTCGCGAGGCCAAATCCGCCCGCGACGAGCGGGCCGACGACGTGAGCCGCGTCGAGAGCAAGCTCTCGGGGAAGCGAGAGACAGCAGAGCGTCTGGAGTGGGAGATCGACGAACTCGAAAGCGCGGTCGGCGAGTACGATCCCGAGGAGATCCCCGATCACGATGAGGTGACCGAGACCGTCGAACGCCTCGAGTCGGAGATGGAGGAACTGGAGCCGGTCAACATGCTGGCGATCGAGGAGTACGACGACGTCGAGGCCGAACTCGACGAGCTAACCGAGGGCAAGGAGACCCTCGTCGCGGAGCGCAACGGCATCGAAGAGCGGATCGACTCCTACGAGGCCCAGAAGAAAGCAACCTTTATGGACGCCTACGAGGCGATCGACGCGGAGTTTCAGGATATCTTCGGCCGGCTCTCGAACGGGACCGGGAACCTGTATCTCGAAGACGAGGCCGATCCCTTCGAGGGCGGGATGACGATGAAGGCCGAACCGGCCGACAAGCCGATCCAGCGTCTCGACTCGATGTCCGGCGGGGAGAAGTCGCTGACCGCGCTCGCCTTTATTTTCGCTATCCAGCGGTACAATCCCGCGCCCTTCTACGCGCTCGACGAGGTGGACGCCTTCCTCGACGCCGCGAACGCCGAGCGCGTCGGCGAGATGGTCGACGAACTCGCGGGCGACGCGCAGTTTATCGTCGTCTCGCACCGCTCGGCGATGCTTGACCGGTCCGAGCGCGCGATTGGCGTTACGATGCAGGATGACAACGTCAGCGCGGTAACGGGGATCCAGCTCGGCGAGCTGGAGGGTGAGGCCGAGGTGAGCGCGGATGACTGA